The Naumovozyma dairenensis CBS 421 chromosome 1, complete genome genome includes a region encoding these proteins:
- the SLX8 gene encoding SUMO-targeted ubiquitin ligase complex subunit SLX8 (similar to Saccharomyces cerevisiae SLX8 (YER116C); ancestral locus Anc_7.416) — protein sequence MGDINSERSLSEREIEDDYHEQNNKRRRLTSTSSSEDPTELESQQQEIDEISGNIEPSPINILNETQTPPALPGPTLNLENSDLEEVEDVEEIDDADDDSLDLSRALEENDHSTASPELIDEPDEVINLSTQVFSADTSLHGTNNTATTTTVPTTDTANDGNSIEMARTEPRTRHTSSSAGFDTLMEAIDLDAAEQQVIEIVDEEPENEKEKSQQHEPNKPLTAYQCPICMDPPDEALLTPCGHVFCCDCLFQMVNSSRTNRRDGHCALCRSSVKLKDVKLIILRKKRVKRVESTVT from the coding sequence ATGGGAGATATTAATTCTGAGCGGTCTTTGTCTGAACGGGAAATAGAAGATGATTATCatgaacaaaataataaaagaagaagactAACCTCTACGTCATCGTCAGAGGACCCTACAGAGTTGGAAAGccaacaacaagaaattgatgaaatatcTGGCAATATTGAACCTTCTCctataaatattttaaatgaaaCACAAACCCCTCCTGCACTTCCGGGACCAACCCTTAACCTTGAAAACTCTGATCTAGAAGAGGTAGAAGATGTAGAAGAAATcgatgatgctgatgatgattcaCTTGACTTATCTCGTGCATTAGAGGAAAATGACCACTCAACTGCAAGTCCAGAGTTAATAGATGAACCAGATGAAGTAATCAATCTATCGACACAGGTATTCTCAGCTGACACCTCTTTACATGGAACAAATAATACTGCCACCACGACGACGGTTCCTACCACAGATACAGCGAACGATGGAAATAGTATAGAAATGGCTCGTACAGAACCGCGAACTCGCCACACATCTTCAAGTGCCGGCTTCGATACTTTAATGGAAGCAATAGATTTAGATGCTGCAGAACAACAAGTGATTGAAATTGTAGACGAAGAAcctgaaaatgaaaaagaaaaatcacAACAACACGAACCAAACAAGCCATTAACAGCATATCAATGTCCCATTTGTATGGATCCTCCTGATGAGGCACTTCTTACACCTTGTGGTCATGTATTTTGTTGCGATTGCTTGTTTCAAATGGTTAATAGTTCAAGAACAAACAGACGTGATGGACATTGTGCACTATGTAGAAGCTCtgtgaaattgaaagacGTTAAATTGATAATACTGCGAAAGAAAAGAGTGAAAAGAGTTGAATCAACTGTTACGTAA